A single region of the Melopsittacus undulatus isolate bMelUnd1 chromosome 10, bMelUnd1.mat.Z, whole genome shotgun sequence genome encodes:
- the LOC117436719 gene encoding uncharacterized protein, with product MSTKLYVLISWPDGSRVINIENIKEPRKPFHLYTVGEQVLARCPGFSGLYWGMVEGISEHKDILEKKLLEDRQLLEKLKEEPAIHSMMPPQPKKSRKTFPKWTPGNAPRKYHSDRTYPAKPLLRMSETSLPHDADSSSILKERRALGNAASRSHSMAGSHHPASAFAPPSTFVSMAMPGTSQGEEDGAGPAARDYVALPMKRRSDGTLSQCQQHICLNSCEELKLDALQETDDFERVQKDFGPEVERMEKIEQLERMVLDLQQDVLSLKKKVQRLESLSFQEEPLRQPCEVVELFNGYTKEQLKETIRFDQKISTACKTLLYKLFTSDYIQSHSITGRRGNTFREAKPMMDERCIKIIRVLLKQKFGDHLSDTVITEKIQNVQKALRQKFKTECL from the exons ATGTCGACCAAGCTCTACGTCCTCATCAGCTGGCCCGATGGCAGCAGGGTGATCAACATTGAGAACATCAAGGAGCCCCGCAAGCCTTTCCATCTCTATACAGTGGGGGAGCAAGTGCTGGCCCGCTGCCCTGGCTTCAGTGGGCTCTACTGGGGCATGGTGGAAGGCATAAGTG AGCATAAAGATATTTTGGAGAAGAAGCTGCTGGAAGATAGACAGCTCCTGGAGAAGCTGA AAGAAGAACCAGCCATTCACAGCATGATGCCACCCCAGCCAAAGAAATCCAGGAAAACCTTCCCAAAATGGACCCCAGGGAATGCACCCAGGAAATACCACAGTGATAGGACTTACCCTGCAAAGCCCCTGCTGAGGATGTCCGAGACCAGCCTGCCCCATGATGCTGACAGCTCCTCCATCCTCAAGGAGAGACGTGCCCTGGGCAATGCAGCATCAAGGTCCCACTCAATGGCAGGATCCCACCACCCAGCCAGTGCCTTTGCACCTCCATCCACGTTTGTCTCCATGGCCATGCCAGGGACTTCCCAGGGTGAAGAGGATGGGGCTGGTCCAGCTGCTAGAG ATTATGTTGCCCTGCCGATGAAGAGGAGGTCAGATGGCACCTTGTCCCAGTGCCAACAACACATCTGCCTGAACAG CTGTGAGGAGCTCAAGCTCGATGCTTTACAAGAGACAGATGACTTCGAGAGAGTTCAGAAGGATTTTGGTCCTGAAGTGGAAAG GATGGAGAAGATAGAGCAGCTGGAGAGGATGGTGTTGGACCTCCAACAGGACGTCCTCTCTCTGAAGAAGAAGGTGCAGAGGCTGGAATCCCTGTCCTTCCAGGAGGAGCCCCTCCGGCAACCATGCGAGGTGGTGGAGCTCTTCAATGGCTACACCAAGGAACAGCTCAAAGAGACCATCCGCTTCGACCAGAAAATCAGCACTGCCTGCAAGACACTGCTCTACAAGCTCTTCACATCCGACTACATCCAGAGCCACTCCATCACGGGCCGGAGGGGCAACACTTTCCGAGAGGCGAAGCCCATGATGGATGAACGCTGCATCAAAATCATCCGGGTGCTGTTGAAGCAGAAGTTTGGGGATCACCTCAGTGACACAGTGATCACGGAGAAGATACAGAACGTGCAGAAAGCCCTGAGGCAGAAGTTTAAGACAGAATGCCTCTGA